In a single window of the Agromyces sp. H17E-10 genome:
- the ctaE gene encoding aa3-type cytochrome oxidase subunit III, with protein sequence MGSVTSTSITYQASAPVINRPNTVAVGTIVWLGSEVMFFAGLFAIYFTLRSTSPELWEAQAGRLNFPFALTNTIILVLSSFTCQFGVFAAERLQPYARGPWWNPAKWGMVEWFFLTYAMGAIFVAGQIWEYATLVSEGISISSDSYGSAFYLTTGFHGLHVTGGLIAFLLVIGRVFAIKNFGHREATSAIVVSYYWHFVDVVWIGLFLVIYVLK encoded by the coding sequence ATGGGGAGCGTGACGAGCACCTCAATCACTTATCAGGCGAGCGCGCCCGTGATCAATCGACCGAACACCGTAGCGGTGGGCACGATCGTCTGGCTGGGCAGCGAGGTCATGTTCTTCGCGGGTCTCTTCGCGATCTACTTCACGCTGCGCTCGACGTCGCCCGAGCTCTGGGAGGCGCAGGCCGGTCGGCTCAACTTCCCGTTCGCGCTGACGAACACGATCATCCTGGTCCTGTCGTCGTTCACCTGTCAGTTCGGCGTGTTCGCGGCGGAGCGACTGCAGCCGTACGCGCGCGGCCCGTGGTGGAACCCCGCCAAGTGGGGCATGGTCGAGTGGTTCTTCCTCACGTACGCCATGGGCGCCATCTTCGTCGCCGGCCAGATCTGGGAGTACGCGACGCTGGTCTCCGAGGGCATCTCGATCAGCTCCGACTCCTACGGCTCGGCGTTCTACCTGACGACCGGCTTCCACGGCCTGCACGTCACCGGCGGTCTCATCGCCTTCCTCCTCGTCATCGGACGAGTGTTCGCGATCAAGAACTTCGGTCACCGTGAAGCGACCAGCGCGATCGTCGTCTCGTACTACTGGCACTTCGTCGACGTCGTCTGGATCGGCCTGTTCCTCGTCATCTACGTCTTGAAATAG